The Pieris napi chromosome 20, ilPieNapi1.2, whole genome shotgun sequence genome segment ATATTACCCCCTTAAAAATGAAGACGAAATTActgtttaaactaaattacttatctctctttttatcacaaaatagccacaatttgacagaaagccACAAAACAGTAGATAAAGTAGTGCAATTAGATTGAAgagtgataaaatatattttttatagtctagtatattttaatagaaataagtCATTTTACCTATAAAATCTATCCTGTTTCCTCTGAAATGCTTCAGCCATTACTTGGAAAACTTGTAATGAACACACATACACTCcacaatttattaatgttgaaACATAACTGTTAGGCTTCTCGACATAATGTGTTACAGCATTTGTGTTTGTTTCTCTGACCATACATCCATAATATACAGACTGTTGCCGAGTGGCTTCTGTGCCCATTATTGTGACCTAGAGATATGTATTGCACATGtataacattgttattgtATACTATTATAGTTCATGTGAGTGACCAGTTATTATCACTTGCAAGTTTGTAAACTGTTgataaattgtaaaacataCATCTCgcatatgtaaataatattgtaaataataaagttttacataaactataaaatttaattcacaGTAAAAGCACTTTAcatagcattttatttattagtaatgtataacatataaaactcttataaagttatataaatatatttaatgactATATACATATTCAATACCCTCTAATAAATATCATAAGACTTACCAAACCATCAGGCTTTGCGTCATGGAACTTCCACAACTTTTTCAAAGGAAAATCTGCACACACATCACCATTTAATAGGAAAAAGCCAGTGGGATTTCCAGCCCTTACTTGGTCCCTAAAATGGTACAAACCACCTCCTGTGCCCAGTGGCATGAATTCATAAAGGTATCTggaatattacaattttttttttaaatatttactagcTAAGATAcagttatttttactataagcAATTCTAAAGTAGTTACCTAACTGTAATTAACACAATACTTAATATTCGGCATTTgcttatctttatattttaatatgaaagttattacatttacaacatttaatcattaaaaatgaaagtaaatttCATTTGTGTAATACAGAATATAAgtgaaactttaaattaatgataatattatcaGTGAAAGAGCtgtacaaaaatgtttacctaTTCTATAGGGTACACATGTTAGTTTTTCTCAgatcatatattatttatagttcaCACCTTATAATCAAGCGATACTCTTTCTGCATATCACTAACAAATTGGGTCATAACAGTAGTCGGGTAGGACCCAATTATCAATATTTCCTTACATTCCTCTAGCTTAGCACATGCTGCAATATGATGTTGAATCAATGGTAAACCCGCTACTGGAAATAGGGGCTTGGGGGTGTCCAGTGACAGTGGCCGAAAGCGAGTTCCTGAAATTAGACCAAACAATTATATACTAATTCAATCATGGTTTAGGACCTCCAAGAAACGCAGCATCACACTATAACAATATACTACCTGATAAAtggcaaaaatatttaaaaaattaagtgtaATATAAGTATACCTATGTATTAACTaatgaaaacatttattttactaaccAAGTCTCTCTTCAGTGGAATTAGAGCGGCACACTAATATACAAACCTTTTACTACAAATAGCACAGTACAATACAGtagttacaataataaaacaattattattgtacataATACACAGTTACAAATGAATACCGCTTAATTTTGAAGAACACCGGTCAGACTTTTGGAGTTCTAACTAACCTTTTTGTGGTCCGCCAATAAGTATTACCGCCTTCAGCATTTTTATTGACAACTGcactttattaaattgatattcaATGTTTACTACTACACTTTATTAAGATGAAATCTATtaagtacaaaatataaatcttaaaaatgacgtgtaaactaaaaacttataaacacGTCAATATTCTTGCACAGACTATGATTCAAAAGATTGATTCGACAATGACACATTACTACCAatcacataataataattattattgataacaAGCAAAGATTGTTATAGATGTTGTGCCACAAtgtgaataattataaagattgGTTTAGGAGCgttcattgatatacaaaaaacccaagatgcacaatcaacgtctaaaaaacgtcctcaaaaaatgagcgcaacattctaaattgtgcacTCATTTCAAttagtctcgcgtctaataagtggagtcgatgttatttatttgtgttttttaattataaatttatgtacttttgaacttttttgtgtgtagtttttgacaaatatatttacgctatataaagtgtaggtcagggtagccaatttaactttttttttttaatttaaagaaaaaactttttaaccggattaaagttatgtattattataaatttccaactatttaacatccaacaccttttgtctttagtcaccgtgaccacgcacgctgtaaagcacccgaaaagtcggataaatttaaaattatgttaaatagttgtaaataaaaaagtaatgttcgactccactcaataccttgtcctaccgaccacggtcggtcgtaaaattttattgctttaagtacgtatacactgcgttgtaataacaactttaagcaattcgcgtaaggttgattttgtaataatatatgcttgtaacatatactgttatagaaagggaccgaaatagtgtttcgggacactttcgagcgttacttttattcgagactgtgcatcttgggttttttgtatatcaatgggaGCGTTAGACAAAAGGTAACATTCAGAAACAGGATACAGCTGACGTGAACTATGATTaccgtatgtcaaaatttaatacaattttgacGTAAGGTAGTCCGTAGTCAGACTTGGCGCTTGATCttgggtatgttccgatatacactgcgagtactgtatagtgctcccactgttcaaaaatttgttccgctatggactgcagtatacagccgcagcgtcctaggaaatatatgacgtcacaaatccccgctatacttctactgcgagcactggcgttttcgaggtaaggtactcgcagtgctttgatcacgtgatcaatcaaaaccacttgaatgcctaacggctgatataacttacagtttaataacaaacatttaaaattctaactaactttctttgtagtattaattcaattgacagttaatattaatatagatttttttaatgcgataatactccaataatagtttttcttgttgaattgaaaaactttgatgcactcatttgaaaactgtgtcgaaaaacgaagctgactagtatactggactgcgttccgttttaaattgtaaccagtatagctggctatagagaaacggtttcacagtatactaaattgacggtactctgtacagtggtcgcagtgtatatcggaacatacccctTGTTTCTGAATCTTATCGACACTATGCGACAGGAAGGCCCACTAACACAAAcataatttgtatgtaatttatcaCATGATAAAGCGTATCAATCCCAAATAATTAGAACTACCTGTAATTAGGTGTGTAGGattagtttttaagttatttcatTCTACATCATTTAAAATACGACACAACGCAACATTAGTGAGCCACTTCTGTGGGTTTTGTGAAAACTAAATAGTGAGGATAAATTGTTCTAAATCggaattaagaaataaaaatattgcgaaacgtttagaataatatacaattttaattaactttttatttaaagtaaaacattacaaaaagtacaaataatataataaaatattaacaaaattaatctttatataaataaatggtttattcgaaaataaaaagtaaaaaaatacttaaatattttaatcttctGTATTTTAGATTTCTGCCAAATTCAAAAAGATATGCATAGATAATAACTCTAAGAGTCTCAGGACGTCCCACGTTCTTTGAGTTTATTTTCAGTTGTTTACTACTTCGATTTCGCGCACAGTGTCAATATCAGCCTTACAAAAGAAGCACAGCTTGCTGTTGAGTAGATGTTGCATTATGCAGGCTCTAAAATCaaagtaatacataatattttaaacttattatttcACCAGATTGGTGATAAAGACAAGCATGAATGTGTTTCctatacaatatttgtatagCGGATGTCGCTTGCGAAAACAGGATTTTGTCTTAGCCAGCTGATCGTTACAACAAAATTATGATATATAcggttttttaaatctttaatctGTAAGAAGACAACAAATATACAGACTATATAAATTTCACGTAACCGCTTTGTTTGATTTTCCAcagagtatttttattgtgtagTTATCAAAACCATAAGTCATTAGCGCCACCATAAATTAAGTTCTAACTACTCTCTAGCATTTCTCTTAAGTACAATATAAATCAGTAAATTGAATGAAACGTAAGAAGCCAAGGCCTACTGCCTATTAtactattaacaaataaatcatCAGAAAAAAAACCTGCAAGAGTGATGTCCACATGGTACAAAGGCTGTATCCGCCGGTCGGGCATAGCAAATAGTACAAAGAAGATCTGACTGCGCTCCGCTGGAGCCAGGCGATCTGGTCTTTAAGTAGTTATCACGGGCTGTGCGTAATTGGTCTATAGCCGCTTCTAGTGCTTTTAGCTCTTCTTTCGTTATATCATCTGGAACTGGAGCTTAAAGGTGAGTAGTATACTCGGTACCAGGCATAATGGCTATTTATCTATGTTGCTCAgctatgtttttaatatgagTAACCAATCATAATAAGGCGCAAAGAATCTCCAAGTATTAACGTCAAAATCCGAATCATTTAACACCTCGATAGTCTAGATCGATCCACACAAGGCGGGTTTATATCTGAACGTACACAGAAAAATTTAACGTTGAAATTGATAAAACTCGTTCGGTTTTATTTCAGCcggttaaaaatttataacggCAAAGCAATGATACGTTTT includes the following:
- the LOC125059963 gene encoding mannose-1-phosphate guanyltransferase alpha-A, whose protein sequence is MLKAVILIGGPQKGTRFRPLSLDTPKPLFPVAGLPLIQHHIAACAKLEECKEILIIGSYPTTVMTQFVSDMQKEYRLIIRYLYEFMPLGTGGGLYHFRDQVRAGNPTGFFLLNGDVCADFPLKKLWKFHDAKPDGLVTIMGTEATRQQSVYYGCMVRETNTNAVTHYVEKPNSYVSTLINCGVYVCSLQVFQVMAEAFQRKQDRFYSANGHGGPEYMSWEQDVLSQLAGTHKLYALQVTNWWSQVKTAGSAIYANRHYLELHQNKLIDAPCKILPDVFIHPTAIVHNTAVIGPNVSIGAGVTIKAGVRIKESIVLNNATVHEHSLVMYSVVGQDSSVGEWSRVEGTPSDPDPNKPFAKMDNTPLFNNDGRLNPSVTILGAGVTVPAERILLNSIVLPHKQLTRSYKNEIIL